CACCCGATTGTGCCGCAGAAAGTTACATTTACAATTTCGCTGATGATATTTATTCTTGGCTATGCGGTTTTTATCCCGCTAGGAGACTGGCAAATTCACAGACTCTGGTTTATGGGTGCATTGATAGGAATTATCTGCGTATACCTGATGGCAAATATCGAACTGCTGGCCAACGCTTTTCGAAAAAAGATTCTGCTTCAACTTTGGAATGATTTTTAACCCGGCCGATGACCTATGCAAAACCGATCTTCAGATACCCGACATGCACTCCGCGTTACCGACCTCCGGAAAAGCTATGAAGGCGAACCGGTACTCCAGAACCTGAACCTTGATGTTCCGGCCGGTACCATCTTCGGGTTGATTGGTCCGAATGGCGCTGGAAAAAGCACCTTTATTGGTCTTTTAACCGGGCTTTTAGAACGAGATTCCGGAGATATTTTCATCAATGACCGTGAACTGACCCTAGACAACGAACTGGAAATTAAAAATGAGATCGCGTCTGTCCTTCAGCCGCCGCTCTTATTTGAAAATTTCACCAGTTACGAGTTTACCACCTATGTTTGTGAGATGTATGGAACGTCCGGGCCGGATCTTAATGATAAGATCAAATCGCTGTTTACCTATTTTGAGATCGAGGAATATCTCTATGTAAAAGTACGTCAGCTCTCCTCCGGAAGCCGAAAAAAACTGGCGTTCTGCACCGCCATTTTAACCGAACCGAAACTGCTTTTTCTGGATGAACCATTTGAAAGCGTGGATGTGATATCCATCGGTCGAATGAAAACCGTAATTCGAAAACTTAAGGATAAAGGGACCACCATTTTCATTACCAGCCACATCCTTGAGGTTGTCGAAAATTTGTGTGATGATATCGCCATACTGCACCAGGGAAAAATCCTCGCCTACCTCGACGCCAAATCACGACACGAACTTCAAAAAGACTCCAACCTTAACGAAATCTTCGAAAACTATATCGACATACACGATAAAGGAGATGAGTTGTTGAATTGGTTTTAGATAAGTCTCAGTTAGCTTTCCCGTTCGGTGAACCACGTACCGCGGTTCGCTGAACCGCTACTCAAATTTCAGCAAAAAGAGCAGAGTTAACTTAAGCCAAAACACCTTTTCCAGCCAACATCTTAAATCCATGTTGAAGGCATCCAAAAACCAGATGAATTCGTTGGTAGCAAAATTATGTATGAGTAAGTCTGTCTCCATTGCCAACTTTCAACCCTTCCGGTTCGGCGAACAGGCGTACGTACCGCGGTTCGCTGAACCGCTACTCACATTTTAGCAGAAAGAACAGAGTAACTTAAGCCAAAACACCTTTTCCACCCTACATCTCAATCCATTTTACAGGCATCCAAAAACCAGATGAGTTCGCTGGTGGCACGACGTTGAGTGAGTAAACTTGTCTCCATTGCCAGCCTTCAGCCATTCCCGGTTCGGCGAACCGGCGTATGTACCGCGGTTCGCTGAACCGCTACACAGATTTTAGCAGAAAGAGCAGAGTAACTTAAGCCAAAACACCTTTTCCACCCTACATCTCAATCCATTTTACAGGCATCCAAAAACCAGATGAGTTCGCTGGTGGCACGACTTTGAGTGAGTAAACTTGTCTCCATTGCCAGCCTTCAGCCATTCCCGGTTCGGCGAACCGGGGTACAAACGCTATTTGTATTGATTTAGGATCTCTTTGAGGCGTTCCCAGGATTTGTCTCTCGCTTCTTTGTTTTCGGGGGAAGCATCGGGGCTGTCACCACTGCGCATGTATGCGTGGCCGGCTCCGTCATAAATTTCATAATTGAATATCTTATCGAACTGATCCATCCGCTCTTCAGTTGCAGGGATTGTAGCATTTATCCGCTGATCGTTTTCCCCATAAAAGCCATAAATCGGAGCGTTGATATATTGATATACCTCTTCTTCATCCGGTGCGCTTCCGTAAAAAACGAGTGAAGCCTCAATGCCCTCGGTGTAGGTTGCAAAACGGAATGTTTGAGAACCGCCCCAGCAAAATCCGGCAACAATAACCTTCCCATTTGATGAGCTTAACATACCTGAGTAGTTCTGAACAGCAATCAGATCATTGATAATCTGATCAGGATCCAGCCGGTAGAGTGCATCACGGGCAGCATCTGAGTTTTCAAAATCGGAAGTGCGCGCATGATCCTCATCAAAACCTGAAAGCAGGTCCGGTGCGATAGCGATATATCCCGCTTCGGCTATTTGATCTGAAAAACTCCTCACCCAGTCCGTCAGTCCGCGGTTTTCGTGGATAACAATCACAACGGGTACATTTTCCGATACTTCCGGATAGGCTACAAAATTGTAGAGCGTGCGATCATTTATTCCCAGCTCAATCCACTCGTGATGACGGGGCGAGTTTTCGAGCTGCTGCACGGCAAAATCCTGGGCTAATGCTGTTTGAAACAGAAACAGGAAGCAGATTAAAACAGGGATGGTTTTCATATCAGAACTTTATTTTTTTATTCATGTCCCCAGGGCGCCGGCGGATTTTCTTCAAGAGGTTCAGTCAGGTCAAAATCTACGCGCCAGCTCCAGGTTGTATCGCGAATGGTGCCGTATGTGTAGCGCACTCCCGGCACGATTTCAATCCGCCAGCCGCGGAAATGCCCCATCTCTTCGCTTCTCTCGACCGACTGAAACTCCTGTCTCATCGCCGTTCCATCGCCAACAGAGTGGCCGCCGTACATCGTCAGGTCATCTTCGGTACCGTCCGGTTTTCGATGGTCGTGACGAATCTCAAGGCCGTCATCATGTCTCGTGTAAATCCATGTTCTGGACCGGTCCCAGTCGTTTTCATCTTCGAGCTCAATATGGAACGGGAGTTTTAGCTGATTTTCATCACATTCGCGGAAATGGACGATCAGCATTTCTGTTCCGGTCAGCATTTCATCGCCTTCCGGTTCTAGGGTCAATCCACCCGGATAGGCGTTGCCGCACTGTTCTGCCAGCTGATCAAAAAACAGATCGTAGGGTTTCGGTTCCGAATTGCACGCGGCAATAAATAATATCATCGAAAAAAGTAGAAAGGATCTATTCATACGTTTCAGAAGCTGTGTTAATTTTTTCCTGAACTAAAGTATCATAAAGAAACTCAATAATAAAACGATATTACGATAGCCCAGATATTGAAGAGTGATCGCAGATTATGCGGATGAATCAGCTGAGTTTCGCAGAGGGAAGATTCAGCATCAGCGAAAATCTGCGTGAATAACTGTAAGGTATTTATCTTTTTCAGATCGTATAAGTAAAACACCTATATATCAAAAAGAGAGGATACTATGCATGAAAATGATTTGAGCTACAGAATTCGAGGAGCTGCATTTACTGTTCACACCGAATTGGGTCCGGGGCTATTTGAATCTGTTTACGAAGTTGCGTTAGCGCATGAGTTACAAAAAGACGGATTGGATGTAAAAAGGCAGCTGGGCATTCCCGTACATTATGATGGTTTAAGGATGGATCAGGGATACCGCGCGGATCTTCTTGTGGTCGGAAAAGTAATCGTTGAAATAAAATCTGTAGAAACGTTACAGGATGTACATTACAAGCAGTTGCTCACCTATATTCGACTGGCCGATATACGTTTAGGTTTGCTGATGAACTTCAACTCTGTATCTCTTAAGGATTCCATTACCAGGATTGTAAATGACCTTTAAGGATAACTCGCAGATTACACAGATGAAACGCTGAGTTTCGCTAAGGGTAATCTCAACTCTGCGAAACTCAGCGGCATACTCGGCGAAAATCTGCGTGGTAACCAGCGTCAATCCAGGTGATCGGGAATATTATAATCCACTCCGTCTTCCCGGTAATCCAGCAGGTGTTCGGCAAAATAATCCCAGAGCATCCGTTCGAAGTAGCTGGAGTAACGGCCGAACCCATGGCGTGCTTCAGGGAAAATCATCATATCAAACCGCTTGCCTGCGCGAATCAGAGCATCTGCCATTCGATAGGTGTGAGCGGGGTGAACATTGTTGTCCATCTCCCCGTGAACCAGAAGCAATCTCCCCTGCAGATTATCAGCCAGTTCCTGGTTTGCAGGAATACGCGAACTGAACGTGGTTTTTTCCTCTTTCACCTCTTCACCATCCTCATTTTCCACGGTTACAGAGTCTGTCGATGCGGTTACGCCGTGATGAAATTCACTCCACCAGATGTTATAAACGTTATTGTCGTGATTTCCGGCAGATGAAACCGCTACTTTAAAAAATTCGGGGTAGGTCAGCAGTGCGGCCGTGCTCATAAATCCACCGCCGGAATGACCGTAAATTCCTACGCGGCTGAGGTCGATATAGTCACGGCGGGCACCGAGCTGTTCAATTCCGTAGCGGTTATCTGCCAGCGCGTAATCCCGCAGATTATCGTAACCATAGCTGTGATACCATTTTTCCCGCAACGGGCTTCCTCCACGGTTCCCCATCGCGATCACCACAAATCCAACTTGCGAAAGTGAGTGAGCTCTTGCTGCCGTTCCGCCTACCGAAAACCCTCTCGGATAGGGCTCAACCTGCGGACCCGGATAGACGTACGAAATGATCGGGTACGATTTAGAAGAATCAAAATCAGCCGGTTTCCACATCACACCGAACAGATCTGTGGTGCCATCTGCAGCTTTCACACTGAACTCTTCCGGCAGAGTGTAGCCGACCTCATACATTTTGGTGAGGTCCACCTCTTCAAGATCCATTATCGTCCGGCCCTGATTATCTCTCAACACAGCTTTTGTCGGCAGATCGGGACGTGAAAAGTTCTGCACAAAGTAATCCCGGGAATCACTCATACTCACGGAATGGTTTCCGTTTTCGGATGTGATGAGTTCCTGGCCTGATCCGTCAAATTCAACCTTGTAATAATGAGCATGGAACGGATTTCGATCTTCTTCCAGACCAAACCCTTCAAAATAGATGGTGCTCGCGGCCGTATCGATGGCAGCCACATCAGCTACCATAAAGTGTCCGTCCGTAATTCGGTTCACCAGGTTGCCTTCGCTGTCGTATCGATAAAGCTGTCCCCAGCCGGTGCGTTCGCTCCACCAGATGTACTCCTCGCCGTTGTTAATGACCCCAAGATAGGAGTTCATCACATTAAAATAGGGTTCACTTTTTTCCGACCATAACACTTCCGTTTCACCCGTTGTGGTATTGGCTTTTACGACGTCAATTTCATCCCACGTTCGGTTTCGCCGTAAAATCCACAGATAGTCCGATTCATCCGATGTATAAACTCCGCCGCCGCTGACGTAAACTCCGCCAAGGGACTGATCGGGCCATTTATCGGTATCGAGCCGGATTCCTTCGTGGGTTTCCATATCAAACACCATAATTTCATCCTGGTAATGATTTTCCTCACCCGGCAGATTGTATTTGTAGGTCTCCAGTTCCGGACGCTGCGCGATGGTGTTTATCACCCAAAGTTCATCCACATCGCGCCAGTCCTGACGCTTTACATACAGTTTTTGAGAATCTTCAAACCAGCTGGCACGGGATCGCAGTCTTTCTGTGGATGTTGTATCGCCGTGATCGGCCTGGTAGCTGTACCAGCGTTCCCCGTCGTTCGTCAGGCGGATTTCCGTACTATCCGGGTCATCGGCCTGCATCACATAGAGATCGTGCTCACGGGAAAATGCGATCCAGGTACTGTCGGGCGAGAAACTTTGCCAGCTCTCACTTTCATCCGGTTTCAGCGAATCACCCCGAACCAGCTCATCCCGGTCGATGTGATATTTGAATTCCAGGCTATCGATATGAAAGGTGAAAAAACCGCGATCGGTATCGTAATCAAATTCTTTGAGATCGAGGTCTTTTGCATTGAATCCCCGGCTGAACTCTTCAGAAAGCTGAGCGGCCATTTCATCCCGATCGAAAAGCGGGCGCCGGGTTTGGTTTCCTGCATCCACAAACTCCCATCGTTTCCCGTTTGTATCTTCCCATTCGTACCAGAAACGGTCTTCATCTTCAATCCAACGGGTACGCAAAAAAGTGTTGCCCGTCATTTTTTGCATTTGTTGAGAAGTAAACTGCTCGGCGAGTTCAAAGTTGGCGTCCTGGGCAATTGTATCAGATGAGAAGAGTGCAAATGTGATAAAAAGGGAGATTGAAATCGAAAGAGAGTAGCGTAAGATCATAAGACTGCGTAGTTACTTGTTTTAATAATCAGGATAATATCATAAAACATACGCACGGATGCACGGGCCTTTACAATATTTATCTCTCTCATAAAAAAACCGCCCTCATGTTAAAGGGCGGCTTTAAATAACGCGGTAATAAATAGTGACTACGTTTTATTAATCATCATCCTCAGGTTCTTCTTTTTCAATTGTGAGACTCAGATCTTTCAGATTGACTGCAGCTCTAAGCTCATTCCCATCCTGCAGCTCCAGTATGGTTGAGACGCTTTCACCATTTCCAATGTTTGACGCCAAAATTTGAACCTCCACAGTACCGCTGCTACTATTTGCAGGGATCACTACTTCATTATTTGAATTGAGGATTTCAAAATGCTGACCTTCTTCGGCATCTCCATCTTCAGAAACTGCAACACCAACTATACGGTCTGAACCGGTTTGTGCACCAATAAGCTGCACCTCCAGAGTTATCGTTACATTTTCTGACTGATCTGCTTCCAGCGTTGCCGTATAGGAAAGGGAGCTTGAGGATCGGTCTGGCGGAGCCCATTCTACCTGATTTACATCATCGAGATGAAATTGAGATGCGTGATCTTCAAAACAACCCCACAACAACAATGGAAGTGCGAGCAATATGAAAAGTTTGGAAATTGTTTGATATTTCATAGCTATTGTCAGTTTTAATTTTTTGATAATCTTGATTGAATTAATATCCGGGGTTCTGATCCAGATTAGGGTTATTATCTACCTCGGATTGGGAGATAATAGACAATAACCTGTAATCAGTATAGGGCACAGTTGTCGCACCCGCCTGTTTTGGAATATCCATCCCTCGACGCTTCAGATCAAACCATCTGTGACCTTCGAAATGAAGCTCACGACGTCTTTCAACCATGATCTCTTCAATGATCTCATCCTTGTCCGCAGACACAAATGGCGAGAGTCCCCGTGCTGTCTGAAGCTCTTCAAGATTGGAAAGAGCATCAGATAACTGATCGAGCTCGGCATGAGCTTCTGCCTTAATCAGATAGAGTTCGGGTAATCGGATAATCGGCACATTGTCATCAAACGGACCTGTAGAACATGCCCATTTCAAGGTATAAGGAAACCCATCCGAATGAACCGCAAAAAGATTCAACCGATAGTCATCCTCGTCAAATGTTTCCATCAGGTTTTCAGATATAGTAATGTCGAACCAGTGTGTTGGGTTGGTCCACGGACAAAGCCCAACATTTGACCCAAGGCTCTCTTCAACAGGATCTATATTGAGTTCCCAAAGAGATTCCGGGTTTGGAACACTATTGAATGGATTTGATTCGAAATCGGATACATCATCAAGAAGCTGAATACTTGTATTGGCAAGTGCTTCGTCAGCATATTCAATGGCTTCTTGCCAGTTTTCAAGGTAAAGGTGTACTCTTGCCATTAATGCATTTGCAGCAACATAATTGGCAAAATATACTCCCCGATCATCAGAGGATAGCAACTGAATTGCTTCATCAAGATCATCTACTACCTGCTGATATATAACGGTGTTACTTTCACGGCCTCTATAGTCAGCATCGTTCACATCACGAGTTGGTTCTGTGCGAAGAATGGCACTTTGCGTCCATCCATCAACTTCACGCCCAGGCTCATACCCGTACGTTCTTGCAAGGTCAAAGTAAGCAAGACCTCTTTGAAACAGGGCTTCGCCACGTAATCGGTCGCGTGTTGACTGTGGCACGTTTTCAACTTCTGAAGAACCTGCAATAACATAATTGGCCTCATTTATGGTAAGATATGCAGTGTTCCAAAAGGAGATGTGTGATCCCTGACTGTTCACTGCATAATTATCACCGCGACCGGATGTCGTCGGGTGCTGATCGGTATTATCTGCTAAAATATCCGGGGTGAGAACAAGTTCTCTGCCATAACGGAATTCGCTTTGCAATCGGTTGTAAACTGAGGTTAGAATCGCCTCAATTCCCTGGATATTCTCCTGTGCCGTTACCGGATCCACATTGGTGGTTGGACTGGTATCCAATAAACCGTCACAGCTCATAAACAACACCACGCCGAACAAAGCGATAGTAATTTTACTTGCTAATTTATACATAGTATTAAATTTAATTTTTTTAAAAATGATTTCTGAGATGGTTTAGAACCTGATTTCAGCCCCAAATTCTAATGAACGGGGTAATGGATATCGTGTCTGATTATGGGCGAATACCTCAGGATCGAGACCAGGGTAGTTTGTCCATGTAAGCAAGTTTTCCGCTCTCGCAAAAACTGAAAGTGAGCTCAGACTCATCCTTTGAACCAACCCTGCAGGTAAATTGTAGCTTACGTTAATGCTCTTCAACCTTATATATGAACCATCATACAGTCTTCTGTCAGAGAACAAGTTATGCCCTGTTCCTCCCGGGAAAGAAGACAAAGTGTATGGCTTTGGAATATCTGTAATGTCACCAGGTTGTTGCCAACGCCTGAACATATCAGGTGAAAGGTTACGACCTCTATGGGGAGCGAGATGGAAGTTGGAGTACTGTTCATCCAGAATACGGCTTCCGAATTCATACTGGAAGAAAATATCCATAGATACCGGGCCATAAGAAAACTGGTTACTCCAACCGCCATAATAGTCCGGTTCAATACTACCAGCGGTAAAGTAGTCACTGCCGCCAACTGAATAGGTTAGTTCCCCATCCGCGTCATAAAACAAAGCACGCCCATCTGCAGGGTTAACACCGGCATAATTACGTACCCACCACTGATGGCGCTGCTGGCCGACATAAATTCTGGAGGAGGTAATGTTCGGATCACTCATCCATTCCTGGTCTCCTTCAAGTGATAGAACTTCACTTCGGGGAAAAGTAATATTGAAATCGGATGACCATGAAAATTGTCCGTAACTCAGAACTACAGCTCCAAGCTCGATTTCAAGACCTTCGTTTCTTACAGATCCTACGTTTTCAGTGATACTGCTGAAGCCACTATCATTAGGCAGATTTCTGTTTAATAACAGGTTTTCATTATCGGTTCTGTAAGCACCAAAACTACCGTAAACCCGATCTTCAAACAGAGCAAAATCAACTGCGATATCGGTACTTCTTGCTTGCTCCCAGCCCAAATTGGCATTACCCAATTGAGAAGGTCTCAGGCCTGTACTGCCCATATATGT
The window above is part of the Rhodohalobacter sp. SW132 genome. Proteins encoded here:
- a CDS encoding DUF4843 domain-containing protein; this translates as MKYQTISKLFILLALPLLLWGCFEDHASQFHLDDVNQVEWAPPDRSSSSLSYTATLEADQSENVTITLEVQLIGAQTGSDRIVGVAVSEDGDAEEGQHFEILNSNNEVVIPANSSSGTVEVQILASNIGNGESVSTILELQDGNELRAAVNLKDLSLTIEKEEPEDDD
- a CDS encoding DPP IV N-terminal domain-containing protein, with the translated sequence MILRYSLSISISLFITFALFSSDTIAQDANFELAEQFTSQQMQKMTGNTFLRTRWIEDEDRFWYEWEDTNGKRWEFVDAGNQTRRPLFDRDEMAAQLSEEFSRGFNAKDLDLKEFDYDTDRGFFTFHIDSLEFKYHIDRDELVRGDSLKPDESESWQSFSPDSTWIAFSREHDLYVMQADDPDSTEIRLTNDGERWYSYQADHGDTTSTERLRSRASWFEDSQKLYVKRQDWRDVDELWVINTIAQRPELETYKYNLPGEENHYQDEIMVFDMETHEGIRLDTDKWPDQSLGGVYVSGGGVYTSDESDYLWILRRNRTWDEIDVVKANTTTGETEVLWSEKSEPYFNVMNSYLGVINNGEEYIWWSERTGWGQLYRYDSEGNLVNRITDGHFMVADVAAIDTAASTIYFEGFGLEEDRNPFHAHYYKVEFDGSGQELITSENGNHSVSMSDSRDYFVQNFSRPDLPTKAVLRDNQGRTIMDLEEVDLTKMYEVGYTLPEEFSVKAADGTTDLFGVMWKPADFDSSKSYPIISYVYPGPQVEPYPRGFSVGGTAARAHSLSQVGFVVIAMGNRGGSPLREKWYHSYGYDNLRDYALADNRYGIEQLGARRDYIDLSRVGIYGHSGGGFMSTAALLTYPEFFKVAVSSAGNHDNNVYNIWWSEFHHGVTASTDSVTVENEDGEEVKEEKTTFSSRIPANQELADNLQGRLLLVHGEMDNNVHPAHTYRMADALIRAGKRFDMMIFPEARHGFGRYSSYFERMLWDYFAEHLLDYREDGVDYNIPDHLD
- a CDS encoding GxxExxY protein; the protein is MHENDLSYRIRGAAFTVHTELGPGLFESVYEVALAHELQKDGLDVKRQLGIPVHYDGLRMDQGYRADLLVVGKVIVEIKSVETLQDVHYKQLLTYIRLADIRLGLLMNFNSVSLKDSITRIVNDL
- a CDS encoding dienelactone hydrolase family protein, which translates into the protein MKTIPVLICFLFLFQTALAQDFAVQQLENSPRHHEWIELGINDRTLYNFVAYPEVSENVPVVIVIHENRGLTDWVRSFSDQIAEAGYIAIAPDLLSGFDEDHARTSDFENSDAARDALYRLDPDQIINDLIAVQNYSGMLSSSNGKVIVAGFCWGGSQTFRFATYTEGIEASLVFYGSAPDEEEVYQYINAPIYGFYGENDQRINATIPATEERMDQFDKIFNYEIYDGAGHAYMRSGDSPDASPENKEARDKSWERLKEILNQYK
- a CDS encoding ABC transporter ATP-binding protein, whose translation is MQNRSSDTRHALRVTDLRKSYEGEPVLQNLNLDVPAGTIFGLIGPNGAGKSTFIGLLTGLLERDSGDIFINDRELTLDNELEIKNEIASVLQPPLLFENFTSYEFTTYVCEMYGTSGPDLNDKIKSLFTYFEIEEYLYVKVRQLSSGSRKKLAFCTAILTEPKLLFLDEPFESVDVISIGRMKTVIRKLKDKGTTIFITSHILEVVENLCDDIAILHQGKILAYLDAKSRHELQKDSNLNEIFENYIDIHDKGDELLNWF
- a CDS encoding RagB/SusD family nutrient uptake outer membrane protein — encoded protein: MYKLASKITIALFGVVLFMSCDGLLDTSPTTNVDPVTAQENIQGIEAILTSVYNRLQSEFRYGRELVLTPDILADNTDQHPTTSGRGDNYAVNSQGSHISFWNTAYLTINEANYVIAGSSEVENVPQSTRDRLRGEALFQRGLAYFDLARTYGYEPGREVDGWTQSAILRTEPTRDVNDADYRGRESNTVIYQQVVDDLDEAIQLLSSDDRGVYFANYVAANALMARVHLYLENWQEAIEYADEALANTSIQLLDDVSDFESNPFNSVPNPESLWELNIDPVEESLGSNVGLCPWTNPTHWFDITISENLMETFDEDDYRLNLFAVHSDGFPYTLKWACSTGPFDDNVPIIRLPELYLIKAEAHAELDQLSDALSNLEELQTARGLSPFVSADKDEIIEEIMVERRRELHFEGHRWFDLKRRGMDIPKQAGATTVPYTDYRLLSIISQSEVDNNPNLDQNPGY